A DNA window from Peptostreptococcaceae bacterium contains the following coding sequences:
- the rpoD gene encoding RNA polymerase sigma factor RpoD, which yields MKSPKEKKKNDENISLLVQKGKKKGTLTYSEIAEAFEEIDLDKDEIEEIYDSLTSAGVEILGDKDEIIGLADDEEISHKEVKEKEIAVPKGVNIDDPVRMYLKEIGKVPLLTATEEIELAQGMEAGDEESRRKLCEANLRLVVSIAKRYVGRGMLFLDLIQEGNLGLIKAVEKFDWRKGYKFSTYATWWIRQAITRAIADQARTIRIPVHMVETINKLIRVSRQLLQELGREPKPEEIAEEMDMPVEKVREILKIAQEPVSLETPIGEEEDSHLGDFIPDIDAPAPAEAAAFSMLKEQLIEVLDTLTPREQKVLKLRFGLEDGRARTLEEVGKKFDVTRERIRQIEAKALRKLKHPSRSKKLKDYLE from the coding sequence ATTAAAAGTCCAAAAGAAAAGAAAAAAAATGATGAAAATATTTCGTTGCTTGTGCAAAAGGGAAAGAAAAAAGGTACGTTGACATATTCTGAGATTGCCGAAGCATTTGAGGAAATAGACTTGGACAAAGATGAAATAGAAGAGATTTATGACTCTTTAACTTCTGCAGGAGTTGAAATCCTAGGTGACAAAGACGAGATAATCGGTTTGGCCGACGATGAAGAAATAAGTCATAAAGAGGTAAAAGAGAAGGAAATCGCAGTACCTAAGGGCGTAAACATAGACGATCCGGTTAGAATGTATTTGAAAGAAATAGGGAAGGTGCCCCTTTTGACTGCGACCGAGGAAATAGAGTTGGCGCAGGGAATGGAAGCAGGAGACGAAGAATCTAGAAGAAAGCTGTGTGAAGCTAATCTAAGGCTTGTTGTGAGCATAGCCAAGAGGTATGTTGGAAGAGGTATGCTTTTCCTTGATTTAATCCAGGAAGGAAATTTGGGGCTCATTAAGGCAGTAGAAAAATTCGATTGGCGAAAAGGCTATAAATTTAGCACTTACGCTACCTGGTGGATTAGGCAGGCAATCACTAGAGCGATTGCAGATCAGGCGAGAACAATAAGAATACCTGTTCATATGGTTGAAACAATTAACAAGCTTATTCGTGTATCTAGGCAGTTGCTTCAGGAACTTGGCAGGGAGCCGAAGCCCGAGGAGATTGCCGAAGAAATGGATATGCCGGTAGAAAAAGTAAGAGAAATACTTAAGATAGCACAGGAACCTGTATCGCTCGAAACACCTATAGGGGAAGAAGAAGATAGTCATCTTGGGGATTTCATACCCGATATTGATGCGCCTGCACCTGCTGAGGCTGCTGCTTTTTCGATGCTTAAGGAACAGCTGATAGAAGTTCTTGACACATTGACACCGCGTGAGCAAAAGGTTTTGAAACTGCGATTTGGTCTTGAAGACGGAAGAGCGAGAACACTTGAGGAAGTAGGCAAAAAATTTGATGTGACAAGAGAACGAATCCGTCAGATTGAGGCAAAGGCATTAAGAAAGCTTAAACACCCAAGCCGAAGCAAGAAACTTAAAGATTATCTGGAATAA
- a CDS encoding helix-turn-helix transcriptional regulator, translating to MIEIQYNDRQKRIIEIVKEHQPVTSEKISNLLNVNRSTIRPDLSILVMTGILDARPKVGYLYVGDQEDKVIANHIRNVKVNDLKSIPVVVDEKTMVYDAIVFMFMKDVGTIYVTSKGYLSGVVSRKDFLKTAIGGNDIRKIPVNVVMTRMPNLIIAFSNESIYEAAQKLISCEIDSLPVVERLIIDNAEVYKVVGRISKTNITKFFVELGTKEFGGLYDA from the coding sequence GTGATTGAAATCCAATACAACGATAGGCAAAAGCGCATTATTGAAATCGTAAAAGAGCATCAGCCTGTAACCAGCGAAAAAATATCGAATCTTCTTAATGTCAACAGGTCGACTATTAGGCCCGATCTTTCAATACTTGTAATGACTGGGATACTTGATGCCCGGCCGAAAGTCGGTTATCTGTATGTTGGAGATCAGGAAGACAAGGTCATAGCCAACCACATACGAAATGTTAAAGTGAACGACCTAAAGTCAATCCCGGTTGTGGTGGATGAAAAAACAATGGTATACGATGCCATCGTTTTCATGTTCATGAAAGATGTGGGTACTATATATGTGACTTCGAAGGGATATTTGAGCGGAGTTGTTTCAAGAAAGGATTTCTTGAAGACGGCAATAGGCGGCAACGATATAAGAAAAATTCCGGTCAATGTAGTAATGACCAGAATGCCCAATCTTATAATAGCATTTTCTAACGAATCAATATATGAAGCAGCACAAAAATTGATAAGTTGTGAAATAGACAGTTTGCCGGTTGTTGAGAGACTCATAATTGACAATGCAGAAGTCTATAAAGTAGTGGGCAGAATATCTAAAACAAATATAACCAAATTTTTCGTAGAATTGGGAACAAAAGAATTTGGAGGGCTTTATGATGCATAA
- a CDS encoding DNA primase, producing the protein MHRSYTDALIEEVGNRSDIVAVVSQYIKLKKTGKNHKGLCPFHNEKTPSFIVSEDRQRYHCFGCGASGDVIEFVMNMEKLDFVDALEYIAEQNGIRLEDYLKKHDNTKVVMDKTVLYELMREAAIYYYSNLKKSAEALGYLKKREIKAKTVKNFGLGFATESWDGAIKYLNQNKGYSLRDLERCGLIIKREKSSGYYDRFRNRIMFPIFDIRGRVVGFGGRVLDDSLPKYLNSPETELFNKRGLLFGLNFAKRFTGNEKKIVIVEGYMDVIALHSRGIQNAVASLGTALTEDHANLLKRYGKELILSYDSDSAGENATEKAVGILEKTLCKIKVIHLEGAKDPDEYVKKNGIDAYLDEIKYALPALDYRIFLLRKRFEMTSPQERIEYMEELKALFDTVPDLLQKEVYLKKIKNEEPEIGGLLEKAMKRNSGGKKKRASESNRVYKVDSDKKYETERIFLGLLMTGKEVLRGVERIIEDSDFALDTHRDLYRALCRSYDTHDIISREDMTNDLDIESIEELTKIFAIDTDSIISEKNTREILYGCLVSMRMSRIENELKGFDKNKLEKEGDLIRIKELYNELNRYRNLRSRMDALKESDLLPPGQKKGGESN; encoded by the coding sequence ATGCATAGGTCCTACACGGACGCTTTAATTGAAGAAGTGGGAAACAGGTCTGACATTGTAGCCGTGGTTTCTCAATATATAAAACTGAAAAAGACAGGCAAAAATCATAAAGGACTATGCCCTTTCCATAATGAAAAAACGCCTTCTTTTATAGTGTCGGAGGATAGGCAAAGATATCATTGCTTTGGTTGCGGAGCTTCAGGAGATGTAATAGAATTCGTAATGAACATGGAAAAACTTGATTTTGTAGATGCCCTCGAGTATATAGCAGAGCAAAACGGGATTCGGCTAGAGGATTATCTGAAGAAACATGATAATACTAAGGTTGTAATGGACAAAACCGTATTGTATGAATTAATGAGGGAAGCTGCAATTTACTACTATAGCAACCTTAAAAAAAGCGCGGAAGCGCTAGGTTATCTCAAAAAAAGGGAAATAAAAGCAAAAACCGTCAAAAATTTTGGATTGGGATTTGCAACCGAAAGCTGGGATGGAGCGATAAAATATCTTAATCAAAACAAGGGCTATTCGCTTCGGGATTTGGAAAGATGCGGCTTGATTATTAAAAGAGAAAAAAGCTCCGGTTATTATGATCGTTTCAGAAATAGAATCATGTTTCCCATATTCGATATACGGGGCCGCGTTGTGGGATTTGGAGGACGTGTGCTCGATGACAGTCTACCAAAGTATTTGAATTCGCCCGAGACCGAACTTTTCAATAAAAGGGGTTTGCTGTTTGGATTGAATTTTGCTAAACGATTTACAGGAAATGAAAAAAAAATCGTGATTGTGGAAGGATACATGGATGTAATAGCTTTGCACTCGAGAGGAATACAGAATGCGGTAGCATCTTTGGGAACGGCTCTAACGGAAGACCATGCGAATTTGCTTAAGCGCTATGGCAAGGAATTAATTTTGTCGTACGATTCTGATTCGGCTGGAGAAAATGCAACGGAAAAAGCCGTGGGGATACTGGAAAAAACTCTTTGCAAGATAAAAGTGATTCATTTGGAAGGTGCGAAGGATCCGGATGAGTATGTCAAAAAAAATGGAATAGATGCGTATCTCGATGAAATTAAATATGCATTGCCTGCTCTAGATTATAGGATATTTTTGCTGAGAAAAAGGTTTGAAATGACTTCTCCTCAGGAACGAATTGAATATATGGAAGAGCTTAAAGCGCTATTTGATACGGTTCCAGACCTTTTGCAGAAAGAAGTTTATCTAAAAAAAATAAAAAACGAAGAGCCTGAAATAGGGGGGCTTCTTGAAAAAGCTATGAAGCGGAATTCGGGGGGGAAGAAAAAAAGGGCGAGTGAATCGAACCGAGTGTACAAGGTCGACAGCGACAAGAAATATGAAACTGAACGTATTTTTCTAGGGCTGCTTATGACAGGAAAAGAAGTGCTTCGAGGCGTTGAAAGAATAATAGAAGATTCGGATTTCGCGTTGGATACGCATAGAGATCTGTATAGGGCGCTATGCCGTAGTTATGATACACATGACATTATAAGCAGAGAAGACATGACTAATGATCTAGATATCGAAAGCATTGAGGAGCTAACGAAAATCTTTGCAATAGATACTGATTCGATAATTTCGGAGAAAAATACTCGCGAGATTCTTTACGGATGCCTGGTTTCGATGCGTATGAGCAGGATAGAGAATGAACTGAAGGGATTTGATAAAAATAAGCTTGAAAAAGAAGGAGATTTGATAAGGATTAAAGAACTATATAACGAACTGAATCGTTACAGAAATTTGAGAAGCCGGATGGATGCATTGAAAGAATCTGATTTGTTGCCACCGGGGCAAAAGAAGGGAGGGGAGTCAAATTAA
- a CDS encoding glycine--tRNA ligase → MAKIEKNKMDKFVALSKSRGFIFPGSEIYGGLANTWDYGPLGVEFKNNVKKAWWKKFIQESPYNVGVDAAILMNPQTWVASGHVGGFSDPLMDCKNCKSRFRADKLIEGYIAENGKEPEVVDGWSKNKMEEYIRDEGVKCPECGSSDFTEIRQFNLMFKTFQGVVEDSMAEIYLRPETAQGIFVNFRSIQRSSRKKIPFGIGQIGKSFRNEITPGNYTFRTREFEQMELEFFCAPGEDLKWFEYWKNFCKNWLDMLGMDMENIRLRDHEKEELSHYSNATTDFEYNFPFGWGELWGLADRTDYDLKQHIEHSGVDMRYQDPVTNEKYIPYCIEPSLGADRVALAFLLDAYNEEQLEDGTERVVMKLHPFLSPFKAAIFPLSKKLSEEAKNVYTMISKHHNVDYDESGSIGKRYRRHDEIGTPYCITIDFDTLEDESVTVRDRDTMEQKRMPIEELIQFLNEKTMF, encoded by the coding sequence ATGGCTAAAATTGAAAAAAACAAAATGGACAAATTTGTGGCTTTGTCAAAGTCCAGGGGATTCATTTTTCCGGGATCTGAGATTTACGGCGGATTGGCCAATACCTGGGATTATGGTCCGCTGGGCGTAGAATTCAAGAATAATGTAAAAAAGGCATGGTGGAAAAAATTCATTCAAGAGTCGCCATACAATGTAGGAGTGGATGCGGCAATACTTATGAATCCTCAAACATGGGTGGCTTCTGGTCATGTAGGAGGCTTTAGTGACCCTCTCATGGACTGCAAGAATTGCAAATCGAGGTTCAGGGCTGACAAGTTGATTGAGGGCTATATTGCCGAAAACGGAAAAGAACCGGAAGTAGTAGATGGTTGGTCAAAGAATAAAATGGAGGAATATATACGAGACGAGGGAGTTAAATGCCCCGAATGCGGCAGCAGCGACTTTACTGAAATACGTCAATTCAATTTGATGTTCAAGACATTCCAGGGCGTAGTAGAGGATTCGATGGCGGAGATATATCTTAGACCCGAAACAGCCCAAGGGATATTTGTAAATTTTCGAAGTATACAGAGAAGTTCTAGGAAAAAGATACCATTTGGGATAGGCCAAATAGGAAAGTCGTTCAGAAATGAAATAACACCGGGCAACTATACTTTCAGGACAAGGGAATTCGAACAAATGGAACTCGAATTTTTCTGTGCGCCGGGAGAAGATCTGAAATGGTTTGAATATTGGAAGAATTTTTGTAAAAATTGGTTGGATATGCTTGGAATGGACATGGAGAATATTAGGTTAAGGGATCATGAAAAAGAAGAATTGTCCCATTACAGCAACGCTACTACCGATTTTGAATACAATTTCCCATTCGGATGGGGAGAGCTTTGGGGCCTTGCAGATAGGACTGATTACGACCTAAAACAGCACATAGAGCATTCGGGCGTAGACATGAGATATCAGGATCCGGTAACGAATGAAAAATACATCCCGTATTGCATAGAACCTTCATTAGGCGCGGACAGAGTTGCATTGGCATTTTTGTTGGATGCATACAATGAGGAGCAATTGGAAGACGGAACAGAACGCGTCGTTATGAAGCTGCATCCTTTCCTTTCACCGTTCAAGGCTGCGATATTCCCTCTTTCCAAGAAATTGAGCGAAGAGGCTAAAAATGTTTACACTATGATATCAAAGCACCACAATGTTGATTATGACGAGTCTGGCAGTATTGGCAAGAGGTATAGACGCCATGATGAAATAGGGACTCCATATTGCATAACAATAGATTTCGACACATTGGAAGATGAATCCGTAACCGTAAGGGATAGAGATACGATGGAACAGAAGAGAATGCCTATAGAGGAATTGATACAATTTTTGAACGAAAAAACAATGTTTTAA
- a CDS encoding deoxyguanosinetriphosphate triphosphohydrolase: protein MKPRLEYEQREKEWLSDKACLSSRTLGRRKEEIPCDIRTDFQRDRDRVIHSKSFRRLKHKTQVFLSPEGDHYRTRMTHTLEVAQISRTIARALRLNEDLTEAIAMAHDLGHTPFGHCGETVLNQIYPGGFIHNEQSLRVVDLLEEGRYEGFGLNLTDEVRDGILHHNGKQECKTLEGDIVRLSDRIAYINHDIDDATRAGMLEITQIPKGCLDCLGESHGERINTMVVDVIENSMNREYIRMSEQVAYHTNKLRDFMFEHIYLNPKAKGEEVKAQRIIEQLYDYFTVHQEELPENIRRESGHLEGVKDYIAGMSDRYAIKKFKDIYIPEYWV from the coding sequence ATGAAACCAAGACTGGAATATGAACAAAGGGAAAAAGAATGGCTTTCTGATAAAGCTTGTCTTTCATCTCGAACTCTTGGGAGAAGGAAAGAGGAAATCCCTTGCGATATCAGAACCGATTTTCAGAGAGACCGGGATAGGGTTATACATTCAAAATCATTTAGAAGGCTTAAACATAAAACACAAGTTTTTCTTTCGCCTGAAGGAGACCACTACAGGACGCGTATGACGCATACCTTGGAAGTGGCACAGATTTCAAGAACTATAGCAAGGGCTCTTAGATTGAATGAGGACCTAACGGAGGCTATTGCAATGGCGCATGATTTGGGGCATACACCGTTCGGTCATTGCGGAGAAACGGTTTTGAACCAAATTTATCCGGGCGGGTTTATTCACAATGAGCAAAGTCTAAGGGTCGTGGATTTGCTTGAAGAGGGTAGATATGAAGGTTTTGGGTTAAATTTAACAGATGAAGTAAGGGATGGAATTCTCCATCACAATGGAAAGCAGGAATGCAAAACATTGGAGGGTGACATCGTTCGTCTGAGCGACAGGATTGCATATATAAACCATGATATTGATGACGCAACGAGGGCTGGAATGCTTGAAATAACACAAATCCCAAAGGGATGCTTGGATTGTCTGGGAGAAAGCCATGGGGAACGCATAAATACAATGGTGGTAGATGTGATAGAAAACAGTATGAATAGGGAATATATTAGAATGAGCGAACAAGTCGCTTATCATACGAATAAATTGAGGGATTTCATGTTTGAACATATATACTTGAATCCGAAAGCAAAAGGTGAAGAGGTAAAGGCACAAAGAATAATCGAACAGCTTTACGACTATTTTACTGTTCATCAAGAAGAACTGCCGGAAAATATCAGAAGAGAAAGTGGTCATTTAGAGGGCGTTAAAGACTATATTGCCGGAATGTCAGATAGATATGCTATCAAGAAGTTCAAGGACATATATATTCCGGAATATTGGGTGTAA
- a CDS encoding pyruvate, phosphate dikinase: MSEFVYLFSEGNKDLKSLLGGKGANLAEMKNIGLPVPEGFTITTEACNNYYEEGKKLKDSIKQEIFDKIGKLECMTGKNFGDNSNPLLVSVRSGAVVSMPGMMDTVLNLGLNDIAVDGLAKLTDNERFAYDSYRRFIQMFSDVVLSIHKYKFDAVLDNAKEERGYSNDTELTVEDLKKIINKYKAIVKKETGEDFSQEPKEQLLKAVEAVFDSWNNKRAITYRRINNIPNHYGTAVNVQSMVFGNMGEDSGTGVAFTRNPSTGENKVFGEFLMNAQGEDVVAGIRTPKSIDELKDVMPSVYSEFIDIAKKLENHYRETQDIEFTIEKGKLFLLQTRTGKRTAFAAVNIAVDMVNEGLIEKEEALLRIKPEQIDQLLHPTFDEKELAECKSIAKGLPASPGAASGKVYFTAEAVVKAIANGSKGILVRMETSPEDIEGMAVAEGVLTSRGGMTSHAAVVARGMGKCCIAGCGEINVDEKNRIFTVGEKVFKEGDYISLNGKTGDVYEGVIKTSKAHLSGSFAKIMELADEVRSLGIRTNADTPKDAQAAVEFGAEGIGLCRTEHMFFDEKRINYVRQMIVADDVLQRKKALAHLLPFQMEDFEGIFKAMMERPVTIRLLDPPLHEFLPKDEEEIRDLSAKIGVEFERLKEKVASLKEINPMLGHRGCRLSITYPEIYEMQVEAIAKAAINVKAQTGLNIKPEIMIPLVGHENEIKYNRELVIRTIDKVLAETGASLEYMIGTMIEVPRAAVTADEIAKYAEFFSFGTNDLTQMGFGFSRDDAGKFINEYVQKNIFECDPFAKLDQKGIGKLMTIAIELGRKTRPGIKLGICGEHGGEPDSIDFCYRIGLDYVSCSPYRVPIARLAAAQAVIRNR; the protein is encoded by the coding sequence GTGAGCGAATTTGTATATCTTTTCAGTGAAGGAAACAAAGATCTGAAAAGCCTTTTGGGGGGAAAAGGCGCAAATCTGGCGGAAATGAAAAACATAGGGTTGCCAGTGCCCGAAGGTTTTACTATCACAACGGAAGCATGCAACAATTATTATGAAGAAGGCAAGAAACTAAAAGACTCAATAAAACAGGAAATTTTCGATAAGATTGGCAAGTTGGAATGCATGACAGGAAAGAATTTTGGAGATAATTCCAATCCCTTGCTGGTATCCGTACGTTCCGGAGCGGTTGTTTCTATGCCGGGGATGATGGATACGGTATTGAACCTTGGTTTGAACGATATTGCGGTCGATGGCTTGGCCAAGCTTACGGATAACGAGCGATTTGCTTATGACAGCTATAGAAGATTCATACAGATGTTTTCCGATGTTGTATTAAGCATACATAAGTATAAGTTCGATGCAGTTTTGGACAATGCAAAAGAAGAACGCGGATATTCAAACGATACTGAGCTGACAGTTGAAGACCTTAAGAAAATAATAAATAAATACAAAGCAATAGTAAAAAAAGAGACAGGTGAAGATTTTTCTCAAGAGCCGAAAGAACAATTGTTAAAAGCTGTTGAGGCTGTTTTTGATTCATGGAACAATAAAAGGGCGATTACCTACAGAAGAATAAACAATATTCCAAATCATTATGGTACGGCAGTAAATGTACAATCCATGGTATTCGGAAATATGGGGGAAGATTCAGGCACGGGTGTTGCATTTACAAGGAATCCTTCAACGGGTGAAAATAAGGTTTTTGGCGAATTTTTGATGAATGCTCAAGGGGAAGATGTGGTTGCAGGAATAAGAACGCCCAAGTCAATCGACGAGCTTAAGGATGTAATGCCTAGTGTGTACAGCGAGTTCATTGACATAGCGAAAAAACTTGAAAACCATTATAGAGAGACACAGGACATAGAATTCACAATAGAAAAAGGAAAATTATTCCTGCTTCAGACACGTACTGGAAAGAGAACAGCTTTTGCTGCGGTAAACATTGCCGTTGATATGGTAAACGAGGGCCTTATAGAAAAAGAAGAAGCCTTGCTTAGAATTAAACCGGAACAAATTGATCAATTGTTGCATCCGACCTTTGACGAAAAGGAATTGGCGGAATGCAAATCGATAGCAAAAGGGTTGCCGGCGTCACCTGGAGCGGCTTCCGGAAAGGTCTATTTCACTGCTGAGGCGGTTGTTAAAGCCATAGCAAATGGCAGCAAAGGAATACTTGTAAGGATGGAAACATCTCCGGAAGACATTGAAGGCATGGCTGTCGCCGAGGGCGTGCTGACTTCAAGAGGCGGAATGACATCCCATGCTGCAGTTGTTGCAAGGGGAATGGGCAAGTGTTGCATTGCAGGTTGCGGAGAAATCAATGTAGATGAGAAAAACCGAATATTTACTGTTGGAGAAAAAGTATTCAAGGAAGGCGACTATATTTCTTTGAATGGAAAAACGGGCGATGTTTACGAGGGAGTCATAAAAACAAGCAAGGCGCATCTGAGCGGCAGCTTTGCAAAGATAATGGAATTGGCTGATGAAGTCAGAAGCCTTGGAATAAGGACGAATGCAGATACACCGAAGGATGCGCAAGCCGCGGTGGAATTTGGTGCAGAGGGTATTGGATTGTGCAGGACCGAGCATATGTTCTTTGATGAAAAGAGAATCAATTATGTCAGGCAAATGATTGTTGCTGACGACGTTTTGCAGCGAAAGAAAGCCTTAGCACATCTTCTGCCTTTCCAAATGGAAGATTTTGAAGGCATTTTCAAAGCCATGATGGAGCGTCCTGTAACAATAAGACTGCTTGACCCGCCTCTTCATGAGTTCCTTCCAAAAGATGAAGAGGAAATAAGAGATCTTTCAGCAAAAATAGGCGTTGAATTTGAACGATTAAAGGAAAAAGTGGCAAGTCTAAAAGAAATTAATCCTATGCTGGGACATAGAGGTTGCAGGCTTTCAATAACATATCCGGAAATCTATGAAATGCAAGTTGAGGCTATTGCGAAGGCGGCAATTAATGTAAAAGCCCAGACCGGTTTAAACATAAAACCGGAGATTATGATTCCATTGGTTGGACATGAAAATGAAATAAAGTACAACCGTGAATTGGTAATCCGAACAATAGATAAAGTTCTTGCGGAAACGGGAGCATCTTTGGAATATATGATAGGAACAATGATCGAAGTTCCGCGAGCTGCCGTGACGGCTGATGAAATAGCGAAATATGCCGAATTTTTCTCATTTGGAACAAATGATCTGACGCAAATGGGATTCGGATTTTCCAGAGACGATGCCGGCAAGTTTATCAATGAATATGTTCAAAAGAACATATTCGAATGCGACCCGTTCGCAAAGCTCGATCAAAAGGGAATAGGGAAATTGATGACCATTGCAATCGAGCTAGGAAGAAAAACTAGGCCGGGTATTAAACTTGGTATTTGCGGAGAGCATGGTGGAGAACCTGATTCCATAGACTTTTGTTATAGGATAGGGCTTGATTATGTATCATGTTCACCGTATAGAGTGCCGATTGCACGATTGGCAGCTGCCCAGGCAGTTATAAGGAATAGGTAA
- a CDS encoding kinase/pyrophosphorylase, with protein sequence MMHNQIVIFIVSDSIGETAEQVVRAVLGQFKGNDYVLKRYAFTDTEDKIYNLIDEADEQNAVVAFTIVVPELRNLMVEECESRGVVYNDILSPMIGTFKRAIGTEPLNQPGTIRRLDDKYFKKVEAIEFAVKYDDGKDPRGIKKADIVLIGVSRTSKTPLSMYLAHKNIRVANIPLVPEVPVPDELFEISSKRIIGLITDPEKLNAIRLERLKSMGLSNSAVYADMNRIMEELEYAEKLMRKIGCPFIDVSNKAIEESANTIIQIMKETNIY encoded by the coding sequence ATGATGCATAATCAGATTGTTATTTTCATAGTTTCGGATTCCATTGGAGAAACAGCTGAACAGGTCGTCAGAGCAGTATTGGGTCAATTCAAAGGAAATGATTATGTACTCAAGAGATACGCCTTCACCGATACTGAAGATAAAATTTATAATTTGATAGACGAAGCAGATGAGCAGAATGCAGTTGTTGCTTTTACAATAGTCGTACCTGAACTGAGGAACCTTATGGTTGAAGAGTGCGAGTCCCGGGGGGTAGTATACAACGATATACTTAGTCCGATGATTGGTACATTCAAAAGAGCCATAGGCACTGAGCCTTTGAATCAGCCCGGTACGATAAGAAGGCTTGATGACAAGTATTTTAAAAAGGTGGAAGCAATTGAATTTGCGGTAAAGTATGACGACGGGAAAGATCCTCGAGGTATTAAGAAAGCTGATATTGTTCTTATTGGCGTATCCAGGACATCAAAGACTCCGCTAAGCATGTATCTGGCTCACAAGAACATAAGGGTTGCAAACATACCGTTGGTTCCTGAAGTTCCTGTTCCGGATGAATTGTTTGAGATATCTTCAAAGCGTATCATTGGATTGATTACAGATCCCGAAAAACTCAATGCAATACGATTGGAAAGGCTTAAAAGCATGGGACTTAGCAATAGTGCGGTTTATGCAGACATGAACAGAATAATGGAAGAATTGGAATATGCCGAGAAATTAATGAGAAAAATAGGATGCCCTTTCATCGATGTTTCGAATAAAGCAATTGAAGAAAGTGCAAATACTATTATTCAAATAATGAAGGAAACCAATATTTATTAA